The Synechococcus sp. WH 8101 sequence CCACCAAATTCATCCTTTACACCGCCGGAAGCTCCTTGTTCATCCTGCTGGCAGCCCTGGCCATGGGCTTCTTCGGGGGTGGCACACCGAGTTATGAATACAGCGTGCTGGCGCAGAAGGGCTTCGGCACCGGCTTCCAATTGCTCTGCTACGCGGGTTTGCTGATCGCCTTCGGCGTCAAACTGCCGATCGTGCCCTTGCACACCTGGCTCCCCGATGCCCACGGCGAAGCCACCGCTCCGGTGCACATGCTGCTGGCCGGCATTCTGCTCAAGATGGGTGGGTATGCCCTGATGCGCTTCAACGCCGAGATGCTTCCGGCAGCGCATGCGCAATTTGCTCCCCTGCTGGTGGTGCTCGGCGTGGTGAACATCATCTATGCCGCCCTCACCTCCTTCGCCCAGCGCAATCTCAAACGCAAGATCGCCTACAGCTCCATCAGCCACATGGGTTTTGTGCTGATCGGCATCGGCAGCTTCAGTGCCCTCGGCACCAGTGGCGCCATGCTGCAGATGATCAGCCATGGTCTGATCGGGGCCAGCCTGTTTTTCCTGGTGGGAGCCACCTACGACCGCACCCACACGCTCCAGCTCGATGAGATGGGCGGCGTGGGCCAGAAGATGCGGATCATGTTCGCCCTCTGGACGGTCTGCTCCCTCGCCTCCCTGGCCCTTCCCGGCATGAGTGGCTTCGTGAGTGAGTTGATGGTGTTTGCCGGTTTCGCCACCGACGAGGCCTACAGCCTCACCTTCCGCATCGTCATCGACGGACTGGCTGCCGTCGGCGTGATCCTGACCCCGATTTATCTCCTCTCGATGCTGCGGGAGATTTTCTTCGGAAAAGAGAACAGCCAACTGGTGACCAACACCAACCTGGTGGATGCCGAACCGCGCGAGATTTACATCATCGGCTGCCTACTGGTGCCGATCATCGGCATTGGCTTGTATCCCCGGCTGATGACCGACAGCTACCGCAGTTCAATCGAAGCGCTGGTGGATCGGGATGTGGTGGCGATGGAACGGCTCAAACAACCCACGGCGCCGATGATTCGCAGCCTCTCACTGGCGCCGGCGCTGCTGCAGGCTCCGGCACTCGCCGCGGGCAACTAAACAGCACAGGATGGGAGCTGGCATCTGCTGGTTCCTATCGATACCTTGAGCGGAGTGATGTCACAGCGTTGTCGGATGCCGAGCTGATCCGCGGAAGCGAGGGGGGAGCGCGCCTGGCGATCCGCCTGCTCCAGGATGCGGCGCAGCGCGGCGATCTCGATCCCTGGGATGTGGATGTGATCGCCGTTGTGGACGGCTTTCTCGATCAGCTGCGTCAGCGCATTGCCGTGCCCCGCCAGGTGGCGCGTGCCCTCCAGGGTCGTGGTGGTAGCTACGAGCAGGATCTGGCCGACAGCAGCGAAGCCTTTCTGGCAGCTTCCGTGCTCGTGGGCCTGAAAGCAGAGGTGCTCGA is a genomic window containing:
- a CDS encoding NAD(P)H-quinone oxidoreductase subunit 4; translation: MLDFAVSPPFDPTSALVPDALEAGVPWLSLSILFPIVGALIVPFVPDKGDGKQVRWFALGIALITFLITAAAYLNGYDPSVSGLQLSERVSWLPQLGLTWAVGADGLSMPLILLTSFITSLAVLAAWPVTFKPKLFFFLILAMDGGQIAVFAVQDMLLFFLAWELELIPVYLLLAIWGGKKRQYAATKFILYTAGSSLFILLAALAMGFFGGGTPSYEYSVLAQKGFGTGFQLLCYAGLLIAFGVKLPIVPLHTWLPDAHGEATAPVHMLLAGILLKMGGYALMRFNAEMLPAAHAQFAPLLVVLGVVNIIYAALTSFAQRNLKRKIAYSSISHMGFVLIGIGSFSALGTSGAMLQMISHGLIGASLFFLVGATYDRTHTLQLDEMGGVGQKMRIMFALWTVCSLASLALPGMSGFVSELMVFAGFATDEAYSLTFRIVIDGLAAVGVILTPIYLLSMLREIFFGKENSQLVTNTNLVDAEPREIYIIGCLLVPIIGIGLYPRLMTDSYRSSIEALVDRDVVAMERLKQPTAPMIRSLSLAPALLQAPALAAGN